GCTGAAATGTTCACCCGCGCAATCGGCTGCCGGTTACGTTTCAATGAATCCGCCAGACCGCGCGGCAGAAGGGAACCACAGGTGGCAACGATCAACGCGGAGCCCTTCCCGCTCGATATCGACGTCGCGAGCACCGCGCTGGTGATCATCGACATGCAGCGTGACTTCGTGCTGCCCGGTGGGTTCGGTGAGGCGCTCGGCAACGACACCTCGCTTCTGCTGGCCGCCGTCGAACCGATCGAGCGGGTGCTGGCCCAGGCTCGCAAAATCGGCATGCTCGTCATCCATACCCGGGAGGGACACCGCCCCGACCTGACCGATTGCCCGCCGGCCAAGCTGCACCGCGGCGGCAAGACGTTCATCGGCGAGCCGGGCCCCATGGGCCGCATCCTGGTTCGCGGCGAGCAGGGCCACGACATCATCGAGCAGCTGTATCCCATCGACGGTGAGCCGGTGATCGACAAGCCCGGCAAGGGCAGCTTTCACGCCACCGACCTCGGCCAGATCCTGGCTGACCGCGGTATCAAGACGCTGGTGGTCTGCGGGGTGACCACCGAGGTCTGCGTCCACACCACCGTTCGCGAAGCCAACGACCGCGGCTATGAATGCCTGGTGCTCAGCGACTGCGTGGCGTCGTATTTTCCGGAGTTCCAGCGGGTGGCGCTCGAGATGATCAAGGCGCAGGGCGCCATCTTCGGGTGGGTGGCCGATGCCGACGAGTTCATCGCGGCGACATCCTGACGCATGGCCACCAGTTCGCGTTCCTATCCCAACCTCTACAAGGACTCGGTGTCCTTGATGACGGTGTCGGCGCGGGTGACGTCGATACCCGGAATCGAAGCCGCGTCGGTGGTGATGGCCTCGGCCACCAACGTCGACAACCTCGCCCAGGCCGGCCTCGGCGCATTCGAGGTCCGGCCCAACGATCTGATCGTCGCGGTGTCCGGCAGCGACGAAGCCTGCGACGAAGCGCTCGCCGTGGCCGACACGCTGCTGTCGGCATCACCGACTGACAGCGGCGAACCGACATCGGAGACGCCGACCACCAGCATCCAGATGGCCGTCGCCGCCGATCCCGCACTCAACCTGGCGCTGATCTCGGTGCCGGGCGACTACGCCGCCGCCGAGGCGATGAAGGCGCTGCGGCTGGGCTTGGACGTGATGGTGTTCAGCGACAACGTCACCCCGGACGCCGAGCTGGCGCTCAAGGACTACGCCCAAGCCCACGACCTGATGGTGATGGGTCCGGACTGCGGCACCGCGATCATCAACGGCATTCCGCTGGGTTTCGCCAACGTGGTGCGACGTGGCCCGATCGGGGTGGTCGGCGCCTCCGGCACCGGCACCCAGGAGGTGACGGTCCGGATCCATCAGAACGGTTCCGGTGTCTCGCACGCGCTCGGCACCGGCGGGCACGACCTGGCTGAGGCGATCGGCGGCATCTCGATGCTGCACGGCTTGGCCGCCCTCGACGCCGACCCCGCCACCACCGTGATCGTGCTGGTGTCCAAGCCGCCGGCGCCGGCGGTGGCCGCGAAAGTGCTTGCCGCAGCTCAGGACAGCGCCAAGCCCGTCGTCGTCATCTTCCTCGGCGCCGACCCCGCCTCCATCAGCCGCGACGGCGTGTACGGCGCGGGGACACTCGCGCAGGCTGCGGACATGGCCGTCGAACTGGCCCGCGGTGAGCAGCCGACCGCCGCCGCGATCGCCATCTCACCCGACATGAGCGGCATCCTCAATGATCTCGCGGATGCGATGACGCCCAACCAGCACTACGTGCGGGGCATCTTCTCCGGTGGCACCTTCTGCTACGAAGCGCAGCTGATACACCAAACCCACGGCGTCACCGCGCACTCCAACACCCCGGTGGCCGGCAACACTGCTCTGACCGACATCCGAACCAGTGTGCAGCACAGCATCATCGACATGGGCGATGATGAATTCACCCAGGGCAAACCGCATCCGATGATCGACCCGTCGCAGAAGGACGCCCGCATCCGCGCCGAGATCGCCGACCCGTCGACGGCTGTCGTGCTGTTCGACGTGGTGCTGGGGTACGGCTCGGCCGATGATCCGACGGCAGAACTGGTTTCGATCATCGACACCGGCGCGGCCGCGGCCCGCGCTGAGGGGCGACCCGTCGCCTTCATCGGCTACGTCTGCGGGACCGACCTGGATCCGCAGGACCGGGCCAAGGCCGTCGCTGCTCTGCAGTCGGCCGGGGTGCTGGTCGCGTCGAGTAACGCGGAGGCGGCCCTGTGGTCGGCGACTCTGGTCACCGCGCGGGGAGGCCCTCGATGAAAGATCTTCTCCAGCAGGATCTCAGCGTCGTCAACGTCGGACTGCCGAGTTTCGCCTCGAACATCACCGCGGCCGGCGGCCGGGTCACCTCCGTCACCTGGGCTCCGCCGGCAGGCGCCGACCCGGCGCTGGGCTGGACGCTGGCCACCCTCATCGGTGATCCGCGAATCGAGGCCGCCAACACGGTTGCCTTCGACCGGTACCTGAGCGCGCAACCCCGACTCGTCGATCTGGTTCGCGCCGGGGAGGTGATGGCCGGGCTCGGTCCCGGGGAACGCCGCATCCTGCATGCCGGGCCGCCGATCGATTGGGCCGAGATGTGCGGCCCGCAGCGCGGCGCGATCGCCGGGGCGATCCTCTACGAAGGCTGGGCCGATGACCTCGACGCCGCTGAGAAGCTGGCGGGCAGTGGGGAAGTGGCACTCGAGCCGTGTCACGAGCACGGCGCGGTAGGCCCGATGGCCGGTATCATCAGCCCGTCGATGCCGGTGTGGGTGGTGGAGAACACCGCCGCGGGGAACCGGGCTTACAGCAATCTGAACGAGGGCCTGGGCAAGGTACTGCGATTCGGCGCCAACTCACCCGACGTGCTCGACCGATTGCGGTGGCTGGGCGGCGACTTCTTCACCACCATGCAGGTCGCGGTGCGCGAGCTTGCCGATCCTGACCTCAAACCACTGATGGCACAAGCACTCCACATGGGCGACGAACTCCACAACCGCAACGCGGCCGCCTCCGGCCTGTTGTTCAAACGGCTGACGCTGGCCCTGCTGGGATCTGAGCTCGCCTCCGACGCGGTGCGGCGCGCACTGGAGTTCGTCGCAGGCAACGATCACTTCTTCCTCAACATCTCGATGGCCGCAGCCAAATCGATGTCGGACGCGGCTGCCGACGTGCCGGGCAGCAGCATGGTCACGGTGATGGCTCGCAACGGGGTCAACTTCGGTGTCAAGTTATCCGGCACCGGGGATCAGTGGTTTCAGGCGCCCGCCAATCCCGTTGATGGACTGTACTTCCCGGGGTACACGGTCGACGACGCGGCCGCTGATCTCGGTGACTCGGCGATCACCGAAACCAACGGGCTGGGGGGCTTCGCGATGGCGGCCTCGCCGGCCATCGTTCAGTTCGTCGGCGGCACTCCGGCCGACGCGACCGCCAACAGCCGCCGGATGCTATCCATCACGCTGGGCACCAACCCTGCATTCACCCTGCCGCCGTTGAACTTCGGCGGCACACCGGCCGGGATTGACGCTCGCCTGGTGGCCGACTCCGGCATCTTGCCCATCATCAACACCGGGATCGCCCATCGGCGGGCCGGTGTCGGGCAGATCGGCGCGGGCATCACCACCGCGCCGATGGACTGCTTCAACGCCGCCCTGGCCGCGCTGGCGTCGAACCTCGACGGGGTGGCATGAGCACCGCGATCGTCGCGTTCGGCGGCAATGCGTTGGTCACCGACGCCGAACACGACTCCATTCCCCAGCAATACGACACAGTCAGCCGCACCGTGGGTCCGCTGATCGACATGGTGGAACAAGGCTGGAAACTCGTTGTCTCCCATGGCAACGGCCCGCAGGTCGGGTTCATTCTGCGGCGCTCGGAGCTCGCCCAGGGCGAGGTCGATCCCGTTCCGGTGGACTACGCCGTGGCAGACACCCAGGGTGCGATCGGCTACATGTTCGTCAAAGCTCTGCGTAACGAGCTGGCCCGCCGGGGTTTGTCGCGACCGGTGGTAGCTCTCGTCACCCACTCGGTGGTCAGTGTCGACGACCAGGCCTTCGCCAACCCCACCAAACCGGTCGGTTCGTTCCTGACCGAGGACCGGGCCAGGGCACTGGCAGACAGTCTGGGCTGGACCATCGCCGAGGACGCCGGCCGTGGCTGGCGGCGTACGGTGGCCTCGCCGCGACCGACCACCATCCTGGAGACCGAGGTGATCCGCCGACTGCTCGACGACGGCGTGATCGTCGTCGCGGTCGGCGGGGGCGGCATTCCGGTGGCGTTCGAGCCGGACGGCACCGTCGTCGGCGTGGAAGCCGTCGTCGACAAGGACATCGCCTCCGGCCTGCTGGCCCACGAGCTTGGTGCCGAACTGCTACTGATCCCCACCGGGGTGCCGCGGGTGGCCATCGGGTTCGGCACTCCTGCCGAGACCTGGCTGGACACCATCACCGTGGATCAGGCCCGGGACTACATCGCGTCCGGCCAGTTCGGTAAGGGGTCGATGGAACCCAAAGTGGAAGCGGTCGCCGATTTCGTCGCTGCCACGCCCGGTTCCGTCGGCGTCATCGGTGCCGCAGAGGAGATCCCGGCCATTCTGGCCGGTACGTCGGGCACCCGGATCGTCGGCGACGCACCGGGCCCCTCAGTGGATGAGCGCACCGGGCCCCTCAGTGGATGAGAAGGAGAGTGATGCAGTGCTGTTGGCGGTCAACGGAACACTGATGCGGGGGCTGAAACTGTCGCCGAACATGGCCGCCGCCGGAGCCACGTTCCTGCGGGAGGCCACCACCGAACCGGTCTACCGGCTGTGGACGATCAACGACGAGCATCCGGCGATGATTCGCGTCACCGACGGTTCGGGCGTCGGCGTAGCCGTCGAGGTGTGGGAGGTGCCTGCCGCGGGTTTGGCCGGAATCCTGCTCAGCGAGCCACCCGGCCTGTCGATCGGCAAGGTGAACCTCGATGACGGAACGACCGTGCTCGGCGTGATCGGGGAGCCCGCGCTGGTCGAGGGACAGCGCGAGATCAGCGAGTTCGGCGGATGGCGGGCGTATACAGCCGCCGTGGATGTGTGACCATTCGGCCATAGCCACCGTCAGTAGTGACCGATAGCATCCGCCACACATACTGACCACTACGTCAAAGGCCTTCGCATGGGTGAGCGCGAGTTCGCCATCGCTACCGCGGTACTCCGCGCGACCGGCTATTTGAATGCAATCCGCATCTTCATCGGGGTGGCGTCTATCTCGCTGGGTCTGCTCAGCGCGCTGGAGCAGATTCAGTCCATCCAGCCGCTGGGGCCGCACGGCCTGTTCGCTCGCACCGTTCACCTGCTGCTGCTGGTGTCGGCCCTGCTGGTGGGCGGCCTCTGGCTGGCCAGCCCGTGGCCGGGATATCGGCGGGCGGTGGCGTTCGCCGTGTGGGGCGATGTTGCACTTGCGGTGTCGGGCGCCACGCTCGCCGCGCCCGAGGCGCGGCTGGCGGCCACCGTCTACATGTGCCTGATCGGTGTTTTCGCCGCCGTGCTGCTGGGCTATCGGGTGCTGTTCCTGCATTGTGGTTTCGCGACCGCGACGATCCTCGCCTTCACCTGGATGGGTGTGCAGTTCGATGGGGCGCAGCTGGCGGAGCTCTCGCTGTATTTCCTGCCCGCCCTGACGACGGTGGTGGTGATGCCGGCGATCGCCGCGATGGTCATCGAGGGCACGCGCCGTAGCCTCAGCACCACGGCGTATGCGGCAAACCGTGATTCGTTGACGGGTCTGCTGAACCGGCGCGGTCTCTACGCCGAGGCCGGGACGACGTGGGCTCGGAGTCCGCGCGGTGCGGTGCTCGCCGTCGTGGTCATCGACCTCGATGGATTCAAACGGCTCAACGACGACCATGGGCACGGCACCGGTGATGCGACGCTGCGGGTGGTGGCCGAGCAGCTGACCAAGCTGATCCGGACCCGCGACATCGCCGCACGGATCGGCGGCGACGAATTCGTAATCGTGGCAAGCCTTTTGGACGAGGACGACCTGGACAGCTTCGTCAGGCGCGTGCAGGCGCTGACGCTGCGCAATCCCAAAGGCCTGTTTCTTCGGTTCAGTGTCGGCGTCACCTGGGAGTACGTCGACGGCGTGGAGCTCGACCTCGACACAGTCCTGCATCGCGCCGACGACGCGATGTACCGGGCCAAGCGGGTCGGTGGTGGCACTGTCATGGTGGCGGAACCGCCGCGCGCCGACGAGCAGCAGACTGCGGTCTAACCCCGCGGCGCGGCGCCCTCCCGCCGTCGCACCCCGGACAGCACGTCGGGCTCGGCACGGAACTGGAGACGCCGCACCTGGCCGTCCTCGATGGTGAAGTCGAACGCGACCTTGATTTCGCCGCGGTGGATCCAGGCCGACCCCGGACGGTCCTCGACGAACACCGGAAACGCTGCCGCGGCAGCGCCGTTGAAGAAGGTGGCCACCTCGTCGCGGCCCTGCATGCGGGCCGGTGTGCCGAGAGCGGCAGCAGCAGCGTCAGCGGAGACCGTCACGTCGGGTGCGAGGAGTTGCAGTAGCCGGGTGAAGTCCCCCTCGCGCGCCGCGGTCATGAAGGCGTCGACGACCTCCCAGTCGGCGAGGGCGTCCTCGGGTGATGCCGGGCGCACCTTGGCTCGCGCCCGCGAGGCCAGCTTGCGGGCGGCGACCGCGGTGGTGTCGAGCATCGATGCGATCAACTCGAAGTCGACCCCGAAGCTGTCGTGCAGCACGAAGGACACCCGTTCGGCGGGCGTCAGCCGGTCGAGCACCACCTGCAGGGCGATCCCGACGGTGTCGGCCAGCACCACGTCGTCGGCGGGGTCGGGTTCCGTCTCCTCGACCTCGATCGACTCGGTCGGCACCGGTGTGCGTGCCCGCAGGCGGTCGAGGCACAGCCGAGAGGTCACGGTGGTGAGCCAGCCCGCAAGGTTGTCGATGGGTTCGTCGGTGGCGTGCAAGCGCAGCCACGCCTGTTGCACCACGTCCTGCGCCGCGTCGGCATCGCCCAGAATCCGCCCGGCAATGCGCTGCAGGCGCGGGCGCTCGGCCTCGAAGCCGTCGCGGAGCTGATCATCACTCACCATGGCGGTCACACTTTCGTCGTTGGGTGCGTCAACATCTTGACGCGCCCGGACGGCCGGGTGTGACACCGACAGGAGGAGTTAGCCCCGTGAAGACCATGACCTGCCAAGACCTGGGTGGCCCATGCGATCTCGTGCACCGCGGCGAGAGCGCCGACGACATCATCAAGGCGCAGGATCAGCACCTCAAAGATGCGGTCTCCGGTGGCGACGACGCCCACGTGCCGGCACGCGAGGACATGAAGGGCCGCTGGCGCCACCCCATCAAGTCGATGGGTTGGTACAACGACGTCAAGAAGCGGTTCGCTGAGCTGCCGGAGAACTGAGCCGGCGGTAGATCCCTAGAACCACAGGGGCGAGTTGACGAGCCGCACGAAAAGGTAGAACGCCAACGGGATTTCGACGGGAAGCGCCACGATGAACACGACCGCGATGACGGCGCTGCCGATACTGGCGACCACCGACTCGACGGCGTGGGCAACGGTGGTGAACCCGCTTCGGATGGCACCTGAGACGGCGTGCTCGACGCGGTGGACCGCCCGAACGACGTTGAAGTGCTGGATATCGCTGCCCAGCATGACGATGCGTCCGAGCAGGTCAGTGATGTTCGGGACCGCAGTTGCGTGAGCGGTCGGCGGGGCGCTGATGGTCGTGGTGTGTCGAATGACCGCTGCTGCCACCGGCCTGGGCTTGGGGTCGGCGACGCCTGTCACGGCGCTTGCGGCCAACAACGTTGCTGACGTCTTCGGCCGCGGCGAATTGTGGGCGGCGGGACGGACCGGATGACTCGCCGAGACGTGCTGTCGCGCTGAGGAGCCCGTGCCTGCTTCGGCGTTGGCCGTGCCCGAACCCGCCAGTGCGGCCGCGCCGATACCGACCGTCAGCGCTCCCACGCCCAGCCACGCCGAAAAACCCATCACAGCAACCCCCGATGTGCCGTACCCACCTCGATGCGCAGTCTACGAGGATGGGGCGATCTACATCAGCAAAATTGCGTGCGGGTCGAGGTGTGTCGGGTGGACGCACGAGACTCGCTCATTGGTCGCATGCGGTGAATGCCTGGTTCCCGTGATTTTGATCCTGCGGAGACCAAGCGCCGACAGAAGACCATTTTGGGAATTCGTGTTTAACTCTATTGCGAGCCAACGCTTTAGGAGAGAGGTCGGGTCCGGCGTGCACATCGAACCAGGAATTGTCGAGGGTCCTAAACTCATCTTGAGTTACGTCACTGCCGGGGGAGCGGGTGCCTACGCGCTATACCTCGCCTCGAACGCGGTCAAGGATCGGGGACTGGGGTCGTTGCTGTCCCGGACCGTGGCGACGACGGCTCTGGTGTTCGTGTTCTTTCAGGTCTTCCCGCACTATCCGGTCGGGATCTCCGAGGTGCACCTCATCTTGGGCTCGACGCTGTTCCTGATCTTGGGTGCCGCGCCTGCTGCCTTTGGGTTGGCGGGCGGTCTGCTGTTGCAGGGGATCTTCTTTGCGCCCTTCGATCTCCCGCAATACGGGATGAATGTCACTACGCTGCTCGTGCCGCTGTTCGCGTTGCAGTTCGTCGCGCACAAGGTGATCGCACGGGAAACGCCCTACGTGGACGTGAAATATAGCCAGGTCCTTGCTCTTTCGGCTACGTACCAGGCCGGCATAGTTTCCTGGGTTGCGTTCTGGGCTTTCTATGGTGAGGGCTTCTCAGGCCAGACCGTCAGCGACATCGCGACTTTCGGCGCCGCCTATATGACGGTCGTCATCATCGAACCTCTCGCCGACCTCGGCGTACTGGCGGCTGCCAAGGGTCTGCGTCAGCTGCGAGACAGTCCGATCGTCGAGCGACGATTGTTCAACCCCGCCTAGATTCATCGCCCAGACATCGCGGGAACCACCGGCCTGTCGATCCCGACTATGAGGTTGGTATGGCCGGCGGTTCGGGCGATGAAGGGGATCGAGTGAAAGATGTTCGGAAAGAGTCGATCCGAGACGCCCTCGCTGGGATAGAACGCCGCGTGCTGGATGAGGTGTGGATCGGAAGGTCCCGCTGGGCCGGCTACGCCGCGCTGACGGTCCTCCTTCTCGCCGCTACCGGAGCTGGTGCGTCGACGTGGTCGGTGAGGTGCCTGGACCCGGGTCCTACCGGGTGCCGGTGATCGGCACCCTGGCGCACGTGGTGGCGGCCGGAGCATCGGCTCTCGCCCTAACAGCGCGCCGATTCCGGGAATGCTGCGCCGCGGCGTATGCCTGTGGTCTATCCGCGGTCATCGGCATCGGGGCCCTGTGGTGGTTGCGCACGGGACGGCCCGACGCGCCGGGGGGATGGTTGATCGTTGCCGATATCGCTGCAGTGCTGCTGACCATCGGATGGCTGTCGATCGTGGTGACGCCTCTTGAGTACTCGCAGCCGGAAATGCGCGACTATCGGAAGGTTGACAGCTGAACCAGCTGCGGTTGCCTCAAAGTCACTTTTCGAGAGTGAACTGATTGATGTCGATCGAGCCGTTGCGGAACAGGTCGGCGCAGCCGGTGAGGTACTTCATGAATCGGTCGTACATCTCCTCCGACTGCACCTCGATGGCCCTGTCGCGGTTCGCCGCCAAGTTGGCCGCCCACGCTTCCAGCGTCAGGACATAGTGCGGCTGCAGGGAATGGGTGCGGGTCAAGGTGAATCCGGTCTTGGCCACGTGCTCTTCGATCAGTGCGGCCGACGGCAACTGCCCGCCCGGGAAGATCTCGGTGACGATGAACTTGATGAATCGGCACATGTCGAAGGTGAGCGGCAGGCCCCGACGGTGCATCTCATACGGGTGAAAGCCACAGATGGTGTGCAGCAACATGACCCCGTCGGCGGGCAGCGCATCGTATGTCTTCTCGAAATACGCGCCGTACTTCCGGTGGCCGTAATGCTCCATGGATCCGATGGAGATGATGCGGTCGACCTTCTCGTCGAAGTCCTCCCACCCTTGCAGTCGTACGTCGAAACCACGTCGGGTCGGGATGCGGGCGAGCCTGGCCTCCGCGGCGTCACGCTGCGTCTTGCTCAGCGTGAGGCCGATGACGTTGACGTCGTAGCGCTCGATGGCCCGTTGCATCCCGGCCCCCCAGCCACAGCCCACGTCGAGCAGGGTCATGCCGGGCTCCAGTCGCAGCTTGGACAGCGCGAGATCGAACTTGGCGATCTGGGCCTCGTCGGTGGTCATGCCGTCGCGCTCGTAGTACCCGCAGGTGTAGCCCATGGTGGGTCCGAGGAATAGGGCATAGAAGTCATCGGAGATGTCGTAGATCGACTGCATCAGCTCGAAATCGGCTTCGAGTGCGGTCACGGCGACACCCCCCCTGATTTCAGTTTGCTGGCAGGTTTGCCATTCAGCGTAGATGAAAGCCCTCGCGGACGCTCGGTCCTTGGGCGCGCTGGAGTTCGTGTTGACCGATAGCCAGTCTGCCGACTTAGCCAGAATTCGGCAGGCGGTTGCTCGGCTTGAGGCGCGCGTTATCGACGCCCGCGACCACCCGGTGGTGCGTGGCCGATAATCGCCCCTGGATCCACGCGACTGAGATTGCGTCCGTGCACGGTTCCGTCGATCACGGCCCCACGCGTGACCGTAAGGTCACCGCCCTCATTGATTACGTGCGGCCGTGAGATCGGCGGACGGATTCGTGCTTGTCTCGCTCGGTCGGCTTCTCAGGTGGGGAAATCGGCGCTGCGAGAGAGTGTTTCGTTCGCCCGGATGTTGGCCAGATGCTTCTCGAACGTATCGATCACGGCGTCGTATCCGCTGTTGCCCAGGACCAGCCGACGGGGCGGTGGGTCCTGAGCCATCGCCGTGATCACCGCACGGGCGCCGCGACGTGGATCGCCGGGCTGCGTACCGTCCATCCCGACGAAGGCGGCACGGACCTCTTCGAGCATGTCGTGGTAGTCCGGGATCGGCTCGTCGACGGGCTCGTTGGCGAATCCGGTGTAGGCGTTGGTGCGGAACGCTCCCGGTTCGACGGTCAAAACGGAAATGCCGTGTGGAGCGACCTCGTCGTGCAGCGCGTCGGTGATGGCTTCGATGGCGAACTTCGTCGCACTGTAGTAGCCGAATCCGGGCGCTGATACGAGCCCGGCCACCGAGGACACGTTGACGATCCACCCGTTTCCGCGGGCGCGCATCCCCGGCAGCACTGCACGCGTCACGGACAGCACTGCGAAGAAATTCAG
This is a stretch of genomic DNA from Mycobacterium sp. ELW1. It encodes these proteins:
- a CDS encoding SDR family NAD(P)-dependent oxidoreductase; the protein is MSRRWFITGGTPGNFGMAFAEAALETGDRVVLTSRRPQELATWAEQYGDRVLVVPLELTDATQVQRAVRAAEEHFGGIDVLVNNAGRGWYGSIEGMDESAVRAMFELNFFAVLSVTRAVLPGMRARGNGWIVNVSSVAGLVSAPGFGYYSATKFAIEAITDALHDEVAPHGISVLTVEPGAFRTNAYTGFANEPVDEPIPDYHDMLEEVRAAFVGMDGTQPGDPRRGARAVITAMAQDPPPRRLVLGNSGYDAVIDTFEKHLANIRANETLSRSADFPT
- a CDS encoding DUF1116 domain-containing protein is translated as MKDLLQQDLSVVNVGLPSFASNITAAGGRVTSVTWAPPAGADPALGWTLATLIGDPRIEAANTVAFDRYLSAQPRLVDLVRAGEVMAGLGPGERRILHAGPPIDWAEMCGPQRGAIAGAILYEGWADDLDAAEKLAGSGEVALEPCHEHGAVGPMAGIISPSMPVWVVENTAAGNRAYSNLNEGLGKVLRFGANSPDVLDRLRWLGGDFFTTMQVAVRELADPDLKPLMAQALHMGDELHNRNAAASGLLFKRLTLALLGSELASDAVRRALEFVAGNDHFFLNISMAAAKSMSDAAADVPGSSMVTVMARNGVNFGVKLSGTGDQWFQAPANPVDGLYFPGYTVDDAAADLGDSAITETNGLGGFAMAASPAIVQFVGGTPADATANSRRMLSITLGTNPAFTLPPLNFGGTPAGIDARLVADSGILPIINTGIAHRRAGVGQIGAGITTAPMDCFNAALAALASNLDGVA
- a CDS encoding cyclopropane mycolic acid synthase family methyltransferase; amino-acid sequence: MTALEADFELMQSIYDISDDFYALFLGPTMGYTCGYYERDGMTTDEAQIAKFDLALSKLRLEPGMTLLDVGCGWGAGMQRAIERYDVNVIGLTLSKTQRDAAEARLARIPTRRGFDVRLQGWEDFDEKVDRIISIGSMEHYGHRKYGAYFEKTYDALPADGVMLLHTICGFHPYEMHRRGLPLTFDMCRFIKFIVTEIFPGGQLPSAALIEEHVAKTGFTLTRTHSLQPHYVLTLEAWAANLAANRDRAIEVQSEEMYDRFMKYLTGCADLFRNGSIDINQFTLEK
- a CDS encoding isochorismatase family cysteine hydrolase, which encodes MATINAEPFPLDIDVASTALVIIDMQRDFVLPGGFGEALGNDTSLLLAAVEPIERVLAQARKIGMLVIHTREGHRPDLTDCPPAKLHRGGKTFIGEPGPMGRILVRGEQGHDIIEQLYPIDGEPVIDKPGKGSFHATDLGQILADRGIKTLVVCGVTTEVCVHTTVREANDRGYECLVLSDCVASYFPEFQRVALEMIKAQGAIFGWVADADEFIAATS
- the fdrA gene encoding acyl-CoA synthetase FdrA, translating into MATSSRSYPNLYKDSVSLMTVSARVTSIPGIEAASVVMASATNVDNLAQAGLGAFEVRPNDLIVAVSGSDEACDEALAVADTLLSASPTDSGEPTSETPTTSIQMAVAADPALNLALISVPGDYAAAEAMKALRLGLDVMVFSDNVTPDAELALKDYAQAHDLMVMGPDCGTAIINGIPLGFANVVRRGPIGVVGASGTGTQEVTVRIHQNGSGVSHALGTGGHDLAEAIGGISMLHGLAALDADPATTVIVLVSKPPAPAVAAKVLAAAQDSAKPVVVIFLGADPASISRDGVYGAGTLAQAADMAVELARGEQPTAAAIAISPDMSGILNDLADAMTPNQHYVRGIFSGGTFCYEAQLIHQTHGVTAHSNTPVAGNTALTDIRTSVQHSIIDMGDDEFTQGKPHPMIDPSQKDARIRAEIADPSTAVVLFDVVLGYGSADDPTAELVSIIDTGAAAARAEGRPVAFIGYVCGTDLDPQDRAKAVAALQSAGVLVASSNAEAALWSATLVTARGGPR
- a CDS encoding sigma-70 family RNA polymerase sigma factor, with the translated sequence MVSDDQLRDGFEAERPRLQRIAGRILGDADAAQDVVQQAWLRLHATDEPIDNLAGWLTTVTSRLCLDRLRARTPVPTESIEVEETEPDPADDVVLADTVGIALQVVLDRLTPAERVSFVLHDSFGVDFELIASMLDTTAVAARKLASRARAKVRPASPEDALADWEVVDAFMTAAREGDFTRLLQLLAPDVTVSADAAAAALGTPARMQGRDEVATFFNGAAAAAFPVFVEDRPGSAWIHRGEIKVAFDFTIEDGQVRRLQFRAEPDVLSGVRRREGAAPRG
- a CDS encoding GGDEF domain-containing protein, encoding MGEREFAIATAVLRATGYLNAIRIFIGVASISLGLLSALEQIQSIQPLGPHGLFARTVHLLLLVSALLVGGLWLASPWPGYRRAVAFAVWGDVALAVSGATLAAPEARLAATVYMCLIGVFAAVLLGYRVLFLHCGFATATILAFTWMGVQFDGAQLAELSLYFLPALTTVVVMPAIAAMVIEGTRRSLSTTAYAANRDSLTGLLNRRGLYAEAGTTWARSPRGAVLAVVVIDLDGFKRLNDDHGHGTGDATLRVVAEQLTKLIRTRDIAARIGGDEFVIVASLLDEDDLDSFVRRVQALTLRNPKGLFLRFSVGVTWEYVDGVELDLDTVLHRADDAMYRAKRVGGGTVMVAEPPRADEQQTAV
- a CDS encoding energy-coupling factor ABC transporter permease is translated as MHIEPGIVEGPKLILSYVTAGGAGAYALYLASNAVKDRGLGSLLSRTVATTALVFVFFQVFPHYPVGISEVHLILGSTLFLILGAAPAAFGLAGGLLLQGIFFAPFDLPQYGMNVTTLLVPLFALQFVAHKVIARETPYVDVKYSQVLALSATYQAGIVSWVAFWAFYGEGFSGQTVSDIATFGAAYMTVVIIEPLADLGVLAAAKGLRQLRDSPIVERRLFNPA
- the arcC gene encoding carbamate kinase — its product is MSTAIVAFGGNALVTDAEHDSIPQQYDTVSRTVGPLIDMVEQGWKLVVSHGNGPQVGFILRRSELAQGEVDPVPVDYAVADTQGAIGYMFVKALRNELARRGLSRPVVALVTHSVVSVDDQAFANPTKPVGSFLTEDRARALADSLGWTIAEDAGRGWRRTVASPRPTTILETEVIRRLLDDGVIVVAVGGGGIPVAFEPDGTVVGVEAVVDKDIASGLLAHELGAELLLIPTGVPRVAIGFGTPAETWLDTITVDQARDYIASGQFGKGSMEPKVEAVADFVAATPGSVGVIGAAEEIPAILAGTSGTRIVGDAPGPSVDERTGPLSG